Proteins from a genomic interval of Zingiber officinale cultivar Zhangliang chromosome 2A, Zo_v1.1, whole genome shotgun sequence:
- the LOC122043846 gene encoding uncharacterized protein LOC122043846: MTRTSKDKLFELDPEIERTFRALRIQEKASEGSENILSHSDIPMADHNRTMKELAAPDEAFKYSCITYPNLAGDFELRSGLIHLLPKFQGLSGEDPNRHLHEFHVVCSTMKPQGISEEDIKLRAFPFSLTGVAKDWLYYLPPGYITSWIDMKKAFLEKYFPASRTATIRKSICGIQQVVGETLYEYWERFKKLCASYPQHQISEQLLVQYFYEGLLPMDRSMIDVAAGGALVNKTPEQARELISNMAENSQQFGSRALTTRGVGEVQMFSNEQKEIRNSLLELTSLVEQLALNNVNLTSTLPSTQFSYQSRGVCGICSSQDHDSELCPNLHQDESLAAFSRAQFSQKYDPYSSTYNPGWRDHPNLRYSNSFHQQPPLNQSFQQPQQGFQQQFQPFQRQFQTY, encoded by the coding sequence ATGACCAGGACTTCGAAGGACAAATTATTTGAGTTAGATCCAGAGATTGAGAGGACTTTCAGGGCTTTGAGAATTCAAGAGAAAGCTTCAGAAGGCTCTGAAAACATCTTATCACATTCAGATATTCCCATGGCTGATCATAATAGAACTATGAAGGAACTTGCAGCTCCTGATGAGGCTTTCAAGTATTCGTGCATCACTTATCCAAATTTAGCAGGAGATTTTGAGTTGAGATCAGGACTGATTCATTTACTTCCTAAATTTCAAGGGTTATCTGGAGAAGATCCAAATAGACATTTGCATGAATTCCATGTGGTATGCTCAACCATGAAGCCACAGGGAATTTCAGAAGAAGATATCAAGCTAAgggcttttccattttcattgACTGGAGTAGCAAAGGATTGGCTATATTATTTGCCACCAGGATATATTACCtcttggattgatatgaagaagGCTTTCTTGGAGAAATACTTTCCAGCATCAAGGACCGCTACTATCAGGAAGAGTATCTGTGGAATTCAACAAGTGGTGGGAGAGACACTTTATGAATATTGGGAGAGATTCAAGAAGTTATGTGCAAGTTATCCTCAGCACCAAATTAGTGAGCAGTTACTAGTTCAGTACTTCTATGAAGGATTATTACCTATGGACCGAAGTATGATAGATGTGGCAGCTGGAGGGGCTTTGGTGAATAAAACTCCAGAACAAGCTAGAGAGCTCATTTCTAATATGGCAGAGAATTCTCAACAATTTGGAAGTAGGGCTTTAACTACAAGAGGAGTTGGAGAGGTGCAAATGTTTTCTAATGAACAAAAGGAGATAAGGAATTCATTGTTGGAGTTGACATCTTTGGTGGAACAATTGGCATTGAATAATGTTAATCTAACTTCTACTTTGCCGAGCACACAATTTTCATATCAATCAAGGGGAGTTTGTGGTATTTGTTCTAGCCAAGATCATGATTCGGAGTTATGTCCTAATCTTCATCAAGATGAGTCTTTGGCAGCGTTTTCTAGGGCTCAATTTTCTCAAAAATATGATCCTTATTCTTCTACTTATAATCCTGGTTGGAGAGATCATCCAAATTTGAGGTATAGTAACTCATTTCATCAACAACCACCCTTGAATCAAAGTTTCCAGCAGCCTCAACAAGGATTTCAGCAGCAATTCCAACCTTTTCAGagacaatttcagacttattag